In a genomic window of Erigeron canadensis isolate Cc75 chromosome 5, C_canadensis_v1, whole genome shotgun sequence:
- the LOC122600622 gene encoding uncharacterized protein LOC122600622 isoform X2: MIWERENEELTGIKPHHLLKSSHSCGSSGVKPTSSSSFTNIIERSLPVHHQSSTHHRQQNVNHALLSRVPRHSYNVQHSHKNIANYAGTSTSHGKASLRDDKHSWKFGHKSESGFGYFAGRRDKASRRMDRIRSNPLAVIDSNSPNLMNNLCRLCQQRMRDNSVVAVLVCGHIYHADCLEIRTSNEDKRDPPCPLCIPLHIDN; encoded by the exons ATGATATGGGAAAGAGAAAACGAAGAGCTGACAGGAATAAAACCCCACCATCTCCTG AAATCTTCTCACTCATGTGGCTCTAGTGGGGTGAAGcctacatcatcatcatcattcacAAATATTATTGAAAGATCATTGCCGGTCCACCACCAGTCATCCACCCATCACCGACAGCAGAACGTAAACCATGCATTGTTATCAAGGGTTCCACGCCATTCTTACAACGTACAGCATTCACATAAAAATATTGCCAATTATGCTGGCACATCAACTTCTCATGGAAAGGCTAGTTTGCGTGATGACAAACATTCTTGGAAATTTGGTCATAAATCGGAATCAGGATTTGGATATTTTGCAG gGAGGAGGGATAAGGCATCTCGGAGGATGGACAGAATTAGATCAAATCCTTTGGCAGTAATTGATTCAAATTCCCCTAATCTAATGAATAATCTTTGCAGATTATGCCAACAAAGAATGCGTGATAATTCTGTTGTGGCAGTTCTAGTTTGTGGTCATATTTATCATGCAGACTGTTTGGAAATACGAACTAGTAATGAAGATAAAAGAGATCCACCCTGCCCGTTATGTATTCCCTTGCACATCGACAATTGA
- the LOC122600622 gene encoding uncharacterized protein LOC122600622 isoform X1, with protein MNDMGKRKRRADRNKTPPSPAFMSHTSHTESSLKEKSSHSCGSSGVKPTSSSSFTNIIERSLPVHHQSSTHHRQQNVNHALLSRVPRHSYNVQHSHKNIANYAGTSTSHGKASLRDDKHSWKFGHKSESGFGYFAGRRDKASRRMDRIRSNPLAVIDSNSPNLMNNLCRLCQQRMRDNSVVAVLVCGHIYHADCLEIRTSNEDKRDPPCPLCIPLHIDN; from the exons ATGAATGATATGGGAAAGAGAAAACGAAGAGCTGACAGGAATAAAACCCCACCATCTCCTG CCTTCATGTCACACACTTCTCATACAGAATCATCATTAAAAGAG AAATCTTCTCACTCATGTGGCTCTAGTGGGGTGAAGcctacatcatcatcatcattcacAAATATTATTGAAAGATCATTGCCGGTCCACCACCAGTCATCCACCCATCACCGACAGCAGAACGTAAACCATGCATTGTTATCAAGGGTTCCACGCCATTCTTACAACGTACAGCATTCACATAAAAATATTGCCAATTATGCTGGCACATCAACTTCTCATGGAAAGGCTAGTTTGCGTGATGACAAACATTCTTGGAAATTTGGTCATAAATCGGAATCAGGATTTGGATATTTTGCAG gGAGGAGGGATAAGGCATCTCGGAGGATGGACAGAATTAGATCAAATCCTTTGGCAGTAATTGATTCAAATTCCCCTAATCTAATGAATAATCTTTGCAGATTATGCCAACAAAGAATGCGTGATAATTCTGTTGTGGCAGTTCTAGTTTGTGGTCATATTTATCATGCAGACTGTTTGGAAATACGAACTAGTAATGAAGATAAAAGAGATCCACCCTGCCCGTTATGTATTCCCTTGCACATCGACAATTGA
- the LOC122599561 gene encoding disease resistance protein RPV1-like, which translates to MASSSSSSYSPLAGSYSQPNYTTYDVFLSFRGEDTRYSFTDHLYSALVRSGLRAFRDDNEIDRGQELKPEIEKAIIESRASIVVLSENYANSRWCLEELVLILKQRRNFNHFVLPVFYHVDPSDVRNQRRSFIIEGSKWTEENVNRWKAALTEVSNLTGMVLSGPETDLIAKIVDKIDYKLDLRLLSTPARQTGIETRAEVINSWLQNVQPGANALTVFGMGGSGKTTLAQYIYNSNKQNFESSSFIEDIGKHCKQPYGLIGLQKQLLGDVLGGRNVMISSVSEGTRKIEHALKTKRVFIVLDDIDDQDQLSNLLGTKEFHTQSKIIITTRLLDIHGWFRSIPRRCQMYELELLNDEESLELLSWHAFGLETPMEGFTELAVQLAQYCGGNPLALKVLGSSLYVRDEDPWTRNSRMEIWRSRMNSLNSLKGELDSKIQGVLQKSFDSLPYTSEKELFLHIACFFVGKYKYDIVTILEDDLYARSGIMTLVNRCLLTLEPPNGKLVMHQLIQDMGRKIVSEESKDPAKRSRIWDDDESYRLLRKGYGSKTIEGLSLNMLTDEQRLRSEI; encoded by the exons ATggcgtcttcttcttcttcttcatattCTCCTTTAGCGGGTTCTTATTCACAGCCAAATTATACAACCTATGATGTTTTTTTAAGCTTTAGAGGTGAAGATACGCGTTATTCTTTCACAGATCATCTCTATTCGGCATTAGTGAGATCAGGACTCCGCGCTTTTAGGGATGATAATGAAATTGATAGAGGTCAAGAACTCAAGCCAGAAATCGAGAAAGCAATTATAGAATCCAGAGCTTCTATAGTTGTTTTGTCGGAAAACTATGCAAATTCCAGATGGTGCCTAGAAGAGCTTGTGTTAATCCTAAAGCAAAGACGGAACTTCAATCATTTCGTTTTGCCAGTTTTTTATCACGTGGACCCTTCAGATGTCAGGAACCAAAGACGAAGCTTTATTATTGAAGGGTCAAAATGGACTGAAGAAAATGTGAATCGATGGAAGGCAGCGCTCACTGAGGTTTCTAATTTGACTGGCATGGTTCTTTCAGG ACCTGAAACAGACTTAATTGCAAAAATTGTTGACAAAATTGACTATAAACTAGATTTGAGACTTCTTAGTACTCCAGCCCGTCAAACTGGAATAGAGACTCGAGCTGAAGTTATAAATTCCTGGTTGCAAAATGTGCAACCCGGTGCTAATGCTCTAACAGTTTTCGGCATGGGAGGCAGTGGCAAGACCACGTTGGCCCAATACATTTATAACTCAAACAAGcaaaattttgaaagtagctcttTTATTGAAGATATTGGAAAGCACTGCAAACAACCTTATGGTTTGATTGGGCTACAAAAACAGCTTCTGGGAGATGTTTTAGGCGGAAGGAACGTAATGATATCCAGTGTTTCTGAGGGTACACGTAAGATTGAGCATGCCTTGAAAACGAAAAGGGTGTTTATTGTTCTTGATGACATTGATGATCAAGACCAACTAAGCAATTTACTTGGAACAAAGGAGTTCCACACACAGAGCAAGATCATAATAACAACAAGACTTCTTGATATACATGGATGGTTTAGGTCCATACCTCGTAGATGCCAGATGTACGAACTTGAATTGTTGAATGATGAGGAATCATTAGAGCTTTTAAGTTGGCATGCTTTTGGATTGGAAACTCCCATGGAAGGTTTTACGGAACTTGCAGTACAACTAGCACAATATTGTGGTGGAAACCCGCTTGCTCTGAAAGTATTGGGTTCTTCCTTATATGTTCGTGATGAAGACCCGTGGACAAGAAATAGCAGGATGGAAATTTGGAGAAGTAGAATGAATTCACTGAATTCGTTGAAAGGAGAACTTGATTCTAAAATCCAAGGTGTACTACAAAAGAGctttgactcattgccatataCCAGTGAGAAAGAGTTGTTTCTGCACATTGCTTGTTTCTTTGTtggaaaatacaaatatgatatCGTAACAATATTGGAAGATGACTTGTATGCAAGATCTGGGATCATGACCCTCGTTAACAGATGCCTTCTTACCCTTGAACCACCTAATGGCAAACTGGTGATGCATCAGCTGATTCAAGATATGGGAAGAAAGATTGTCTCTGAAGAGTCCAAAGACCCTGCAAAACGTAGTAGAATCTGGGATGATGATGAATCTTATCGTTTGTTAAGAAAAGGATAC GGTTCAAAAACAATTGAAGGCCTATCACTTAACATGCTAACAGATGAGCAACGGCTGAGATCAGAG ATATGA